From candidate division WOR-3 bacterium, the proteins below share one genomic window:
- a CDS encoding site-2 protease family protein has protein sequence MFNVEEILLTAPAILFGLTIHEFTHGYAALVLGDPTAKEQGRLTLNPLKHLDPLGTILLLLPWTRFGWAKPVPINASNFRNPLRDLAISALAGPLANFFTALIASLVVRLLSLVAVGGFAWRIAYYFVIYNLILCFFNLIPIPPLDGSRLIYYLLPADLAARYGRLEEYGLFGIVMIFLFGMPIFRFLLLPLVFTTARLITGYGGI, from the coding sequence ATGTTTAATGTAGAGGAAATTTTGCTAACGGCGCCGGCGATTCTCTTTGGACTGACGATTCATGAGTTCACTCATGGTTATGCGGCTTTGGTGTTAGGTGACCCAACCGCAAAGGAGCAGGGGAGATTGACCCTCAATCCGCTCAAGCATCTCGACCCATTGGGTACCATCCTCTTGCTCTTGCCTTGGACAAGATTTGGCTGGGCAAAACCGGTACCGATTAACGCCAGTAACTTCCGCAATCCTTTAAGGGATTTGGCAATCTCAGCCCTTGCTGGCCCGCTTGCCAATTTCTTTACCGCCCTCATTGCCAGTCTCGTTGTCCGCCTACTTTCCCTTGTTGCAGTTGGTGGCTTTGCATGGCGCATAGCATATTACTTTGTCATATACAACCTAATTCTCTGCTTTTTCAATCTCATTCCGATCCCCCCGCTTGACGGCTCGAGGTTGATTTATTATCTTTTACCCGCTGACTTGGCAGCGAGGTATGGTAGGTTAGAGGAGTACGGACTCTTTGGTATTGTGATGATTTTTTTGTTTGGTATGCCGATATTCCGCTTTCTTCTTTTACCGCTGGTATTCACAACTGCCCGGTTAATTACCGGTTACGGAGGGATATAA